A window of Notolabrus celidotus isolate fNotCel1 chromosome 11, fNotCel1.pri, whole genome shotgun sequence contains these coding sequences:
- the LOC117821847 gene encoding homeodomain-interacting protein kinase 1-like isoform X2, which produces MLEKLRCLDLDKSNIIRCHETFSRRGHSFMVFEMLDLSVFDYIIQSGKSTLPLNGIKTIIRDVATALKALKGMGLIHTDLKLDNIMLVDHKRQPFRVKVIDFGLTLEKTEVKRGLNVQPLWYRSPEVILGHRFTGAIDIWSLGNIMAEMLLGFTPFPGKHAYDVLRYIINLLGEPPKRLLNGGMSTKLFYKKSHRCYFFTYWKFKRPEEYFMETGIKPMELRRPRFFSLDQLKILDKENTADADERSDCVELLKKMLQVDPRKRITPNKILVDPFITLTHVRPYKNCGPLDVKNKITDSLRATDGRDVISDPKAFMRDYDTASDSSVEMDSITKTIKARLPVKASDSNFSQGSLCSPDAPDPKKKKRKKGIW; this is translated from the exons ATGCTGGAAAAGCTCAGATGTTTGGACCTTGATAAATCCAACATCATCAGATGCCACGAGACGTTCTCCAGAAGGGGACACTCCTTCATGGTGTTCGAAATGCTCGACTTGAGCGTCTTTGATTACATCATCCAGTCAGGCAAAAGTACTCTGCCTTTGAATGGCATTAAGACCATCATCAGAGAC GTGGCCACAGCATTAAAGGCCCTCAAAGGCATGGGGTTGATCCACACAGATTTAAAACTGGACAATATCATGCTAGTGGATCATAAGAGGCAGCCTTTCAGGGTCAAGGTCATTGACTTTGGATTGACGCTTGAGAAAACTGAAGTAAAACGAGGCCTGAATGTTCAGCCTCTTTGGTACAG GTCTCCTGAGGTCATTCTGGGTCACAGGTTTACAGGAGCCATTGACATTTGGTCTCTTGGCAATATTATGGCTGAGATGCTCCTTGGCTTTACACCTTTCCCAGGAAAGCATGCATATGATGTG TTGCGTTACATTATCAACCTTTTGGGTGAACCTCCAAAAAGACTTCTGAATGGTGGGATGTCCACAAAGCTGTTCTATAAGAAAAGTCACAGGTGTTATTTCTTCACTTATTGGAAGTTCAAG AGGCCAGAGGAATATTTCATGGAAACCGGCATCAAGCCGATGGAATTGAGGAGACCAAGGTTTTTCTCTTTGGATCAACTCAAAATA TTggataaagaaaacacagcagatgCTGATGAAAGGAGTGACTGTGTTGAGCTTTTGAAGAAAATGCTTCAGGTGGATCCTAGGAAAAGGATTACCCCAAATAAAATCCTGGTTGACCCGTTCATAACATTGACCCATGTCAGGCCATATAAAAACTGTGG tCCCCTGGATGTGAAGAACAAGATCACTGACAGTCTGAGGGCTACAGATGGCAGAGATGTCATATCAGATCCAAAGGCATTTATGAGAGATTATGACACAGCCAGTGATAGCAGTGTCGAAATGGATTCCATCACTAAAACCATCAAAGCAAGACTACCTGTCAAAGCTTCTGACTCTAATTTTAGTCAGGGATCCTTGTGCTCACCTG atgCCCCCGAccccaaaaagaagaaaaggaagaaaggaatcTGGTGA
- the LOC117821847 gene encoding homeodomain-interacting protein kinase 1-like isoform X1, which yields MAKQPLTKTISDNYKIVNVLGEGSFGQVMKCVKVDTEDMVAVKVLKKRHSNHSHTREVYMLEKLRCLDLDKSNIIRCHETFSRRGHSFMVFEMLDLSVFDYIIQSGKSTLPLNGIKTIIRDVATALKALKGMGLIHTDLKLDNIMLVDHKRQPFRVKVIDFGLTLEKTEVKRGLNVQPLWYRSPEVILGHRFTGAIDIWSLGNIMAEMLLGFTPFPGKHAYDVLRYIINLLGEPPKRLLNGGMSTKLFYKKSHRCYFFTYWKFKRPEEYFMETGIKPMELRRPRFFSLDQLKILDKENTADADERSDCVELLKKMLQVDPRKRITPNKILVDPFITLTHVRPYKNCGPLDVKNKITDSLRATDGRDVISDPKAFMRDYDTASDSSVEMDSITKTIKARLPVKASDSNFSQGSLCSPDAPDPKKKKRKKGIW from the exons ATGGCAAAGCAACCCCTTACGAAAACTATCTCAGACAACTATAAGATAGTGAACGTGCTGGGAGAGGGGAGCTTCGGACAGGTCATGAAATGTGTCAAAGTGGACACTGAGGACATGGTGGCTGTGAAGGTTTTAAAGAAAAGACACTCTAATCACAGCCACACACGGGAG GTGTACATGCTGGAAAAGCTCAGATGTTTGGACCTTGATAAATCCAACATCATCAGATGCCACGAGACGTTCTCCAGAAGGGGACACTCCTTCATGGTGTTCGAAATGCTCGACTTGAGCGTCTTTGATTACATCATCCAGTCAGGCAAAAGTACTCTGCCTTTGAATGGCATTAAGACCATCATCAGAGAC GTGGCCACAGCATTAAAGGCCCTCAAAGGCATGGGGTTGATCCACACAGATTTAAAACTGGACAATATCATGCTAGTGGATCATAAGAGGCAGCCTTTCAGGGTCAAGGTCATTGACTTTGGATTGACGCTTGAGAAAACTGAAGTAAAACGAGGCCTGAATGTTCAGCCTCTTTGGTACAG GTCTCCTGAGGTCATTCTGGGTCACAGGTTTACAGGAGCCATTGACATTTGGTCTCTTGGCAATATTATGGCTGAGATGCTCCTTGGCTTTACACCTTTCCCAGGAAAGCATGCATATGATGTG TTGCGTTACATTATCAACCTTTTGGGTGAACCTCCAAAAAGACTTCTGAATGGTGGGATGTCCACAAAGCTGTTCTATAAGAAAAGTCACAGGTGTTATTTCTTCACTTATTGGAAGTTCAAG AGGCCAGAGGAATATTTCATGGAAACCGGCATCAAGCCGATGGAATTGAGGAGACCAAGGTTTTTCTCTTTGGATCAACTCAAAATA TTggataaagaaaacacagcagatgCTGATGAAAGGAGTGACTGTGTTGAGCTTTTGAAGAAAATGCTTCAGGTGGATCCTAGGAAAAGGATTACCCCAAATAAAATCCTGGTTGACCCGTTCATAACATTGACCCATGTCAGGCCATATAAAAACTGTGG tCCCCTGGATGTGAAGAACAAGATCACTGACAGTCTGAGGGCTACAGATGGCAGAGATGTCATATCAGATCCAAAGGCATTTATGAGAGATTATGACACAGCCAGTGATAGCAGTGTCGAAATGGATTCCATCACTAAAACCATCAAAGCAAGACTACCTGTCAAAGCTTCTGACTCTAATTTTAGTCAGGGATCCTTGTGCTCACCTG atgCCCCCGAccccaaaaagaagaaaaggaagaaaggaatcTGGTGA